The DNA sequence ATAGCTGTTTACACTAGAGTTGGTTGTATATAATGTACTTAATCTTTATGTAATTGGCTCGTATATAGCACTTCTAAATAGTAAATACTACTGGAAAATTTCAGTCTTATTAGCATTTTATTTTGAATGTGCGTATCGAATTCAATTGCCAAATTACAATTCAGTTTGTACAGATTATGTGTAGCCTACCTCTGAAAAACAGCTTGTGTCTGTCAGTGTGTCACAACACACAAGTTAAGCTTGATCTGTCCTGTCTTTGTCACAGACTGAATCTCCTGTGTATTGTGTACTGCTACAACAGTGTCAATAGGACACAAACCTGTGTTTCAGGCCTCAAAAAGTAATCTTCTCCTGATAGCAAGTGTTAGCATATGAAAACCATATGGTTTCAGGATGATGGCACTGCACCAGTAGATGAATCCGTTTGAGTTAGGTCATAATTTGTTCAGAGTTTGAACCGTAACTATTGGTTTATATCACATTTAAACATTCATTAGTGTGCCAGTGTGTTCTATACCTGGTCCATGATGCTTGTGGCTTTTTTCAACCAGACTGAAAAAAATTCTAGTAGTGACCTAGGTCACTTGTTCTTCCAGGgcttgtaatatatatatagtataaatCACATGGATACATGTAACATGCGAGAAGCACCAAATTCAAAGAATTGATGTCTCATGGCACTACAATGCTTTATATAGGAATTTCTCAGCTTCTTACCTTGCCTGCCAGAAACTAGCTAGCCGTTGAATCGTCGATCCAATACCCAGACTCATCCAATCGTATATATCAACTCGGAGAGAAGAAGACATCTCTATAATTTAAACAGGGTTGAGTGTCCTCTTGACTTTTATATATTTCAGCTTCAAATGTAACATGATCTAGTAACCACGCAGATAGATGCCAGTGAACTTATCAAGAACTAATTAAGTACTCCTTCCGTTCCAAATtacaagtcattccaagaattttagagagtcaaatcatttttaagtttgaccaaaaatataaagagaaatataaagatttatgtcataagaTAGGTACACTACGAAAATATagctaacaaagaatctaatgatacttggttggtaccaaaaatattattattttgctatataaatttggttaaacttgaaaaattttgactctccaagattcttgtaatgacttataatttgggacgaagGGAGTATCAGTTAACTGACAGAGCTAAAAGCATCAGAATTGCATCAACAACTATTCCGTTCAACCGTTGCGTTGTGTTGCTAGGGAAAAGCTATGCAACACGACACGGGTACATGAGTTCTTGAGTAAAATTCAACCGTGGTCCTCAAAGTTGTCTGCAGGTGTTATCTAGACCCGAACTCAAAAAATGCTTTTTTTAGCTCCCTTAAGTTATAATGGGTCTGAACTAGCTCCAAACACCCAAACCACTATCCTCATGACAAAGATTTGACAGTTGGTACCCACATGTCAGATACAAACCTCCACCATAACAAGTATAAGTGTCACTGTTCTTGTGGCTATGCTCCGTCCGAGTTGTTCTTGTGATGCTTACTACTACATAAAACTTAACGGAGGCGGACAAAAGACATTAACCGAGACGGGTAGGCCAACTGCCTCGGACAAAAGTTTACGGTTAATAGTGGCCTATCCAAGGCGTTTTGATGCCCACCTCAATtagtaaaataaaaacaaaaaaaaagaaaaacccgTGGATGAGCCCGGCGAGCCCATCCACGCACCGTCACCGCCGCTCACTGGATCCACCGCTAGGGTGcagctgtcgacgaaagctaatcggcagtctaccttgagatatacccacggtagtagtttatcggtaggcaggtgtgcaagctacgaacttgatggtgacgcaagacatggACAagatttttatccaggttcggccgccgtgtgggcgtaatacctacgtcctgcgtctgattgtattgctgtggattgtgttgagttgagatgagttgtcctagggggtctcttgcctctccttatataatccagagggcagggttacagatctagaaactaatcctagtcggttacaattgccatagatagtgcgacatcaattcctattctaaccgactagaatcatgcttcatctccacgtcttgtttccttgcgtgaaactccgagcagttggatcaagcttcGGACTGTCTCATGATGGGCcaaacctcctggcccaagtctagccgtaaggctataggggtttatacccgacagctagtccccgagcaccatgtattgtgatgtaacacgccgtcttgagcttcttcgaccagtaaggcttgacgtcttcgataagcaggaaagtcgcccaaacagttgcaacggtattttaaccaactcaaaaaacagttgatcaatcatcgacatcgaagaagcagattgttcgaagaatgcatggtgctcttaaacaaaaaagatttgtttcctgatgaagtgtgcccactgtacttttctgaaaagtatagtctttcaaaaagcaagcaaattcactggAAAGTGaaatgtgcccacttagtccccgggCCTGGTAATAGGTGACGTAGTCACGTGATACCAGGGTCAAAAAGAAATCCTTCttagaaaaaagaaaactaaaatgcatcgccagatgcatcgtaccgatgtagtccccgagcttgctggaagacgAAGTATGAGcgttgtagcaaggtctaaatagTTAAAATTACCCGATTAAACATTATGCAATTGGGTTTTCCAGTCTCCAAGCATATCACACTTGTTTGCAGCCGAGGAAACTGACCAACCAGTCCCCTAGCATGCTTGGTGTTGagcgaactggtcgaccagtcaccGAGCATattatgctcggtggtcggtacagtccccaaattgtcgattgggcgaactggtcgaccagtcccggaGCATATTATGCTcgatggtcggtacagtccccaaattgtcgattgggcgaactggtcgaccagtccccgagcatattatgctcggtggtcggtatagTCCCCAAATTGTTGATTGGGCCAACTGGtcgaatgacatgctcatcttTGTGAAAAAAAATCGTATCGCCGCATTAACTTGCGATGTGACGGAGGATCCTGCCATCTTGTCAGTCTGCCACATAAAAAGGGGTGCTTGCTAACTGCACAGCCGCTCATCGCGTggatcaagaaaaggaaaccaacaGTCATGTAGAAAGGCCACCAAATTAACTGCGATAATTCTTGAGAACCGAAACGCCACAACTGCCGTAAGATCCGCCCACTTCCCTAAAATGCGGGAAATGGAAAAGGTGGGTTTGCTGTTTATAAAGGACCCGAAGTTACGTCCCTGCTCTTTACCCAACAGTTGCATACTAGTCTCCTATCTGTGCCACTACTGCCTCCTGCCATCATCGTTCTTAGCGCGCCCAATCACTCGACACCCAGTTCAAAGCTTGCCCTGCTGCagtaatggcgaagagcgattcAAAGAAAAGGGTTGAGATGATGGCCAAAGAGTGGAAGAAATCTCGGAGCaacacgaggtccctcaacgacctcatcgggatggggcttctgcacaaccatgagctcggcggctggagggcaccagaaGGAGAGAGTTACCCCGACCCCTGCGCTGGTGAGATTGTAGTCTTTGAAGATTATTTCaagaggggatttggggttccaGTTCATCCTTTCCTTCAAGGTAtacttctttactatgagatcgggatctgcaacctgcacccgaactctattCTTCTTGTCTCCACCTTCattcatttgtgcgaggcctatgttgggatagagccgcacttcaatCTCTTCCGTTACCTATTCTGttcgaggaagaagggagcagttggaggctccaagattgcagttggagtatacctcaatcttcgcgacgggatgaagaaccgttacctcagctgcccatggaacacctccctcatcgagtggtacaagaggtggttctacatcagggaggagccgggcagcgccacattctgcgacgttggctacattcccgagaagagggtcagctggacagaTCGGCTAGAGTACAATAGTCAGGTGTCAGAGTTGATGagtctgatcgactggtcctgcCTGGATGGACCAGGGGTGGTCAGGAATTTCCTCGCCTGACGAGTGATGCCCTATTAGAGAAGGGTGCACGCCGCATATGAGTACCAAGGCGGGCAGGATTCGACCAGGCTTCGCCCAGACAACCTTgagaaactagagatctagcaAAGAattaacgagctgttcaacttaggCGACAGCAGCTTCGTAAGAAGCGACAACCAAATGCATGCCTATAAGCTGGGTCGGCCAGCTCCCAAGGTAATTGTAGTCTGTTTAGAATGTTCCAAAGGCGTGACATTCTTATACTAATTACTTGTCGTACGTTTTGTTGTAGATTGGAGACGTGGACCGAGCAATAGTGTACGTGTCCCTGGCGCCCGGTATGGAGCCTCCGGCCGGGGCGGATCCTCCAACGGTCAACGCTGCTCGATGTGAccaatacaccagcagtgacGAGGAGGGGAGCCGTCCAGCGCCGACCACCAATGACAGGGTGGCCAGCAAGAGGCCAATGGCTGCTGAGCCATCTGCAGTAGAGGCAGTGCCAGCAGCTGCAGGTCCCATAATGGGCCAGGGGTCGACCTCGGACACTCGAGCGCCCAAGCGGCGCCGACTTATCAGAATTGTTGATGATGACAACGAGGAAGAAGAGGCGGCCCCAACTTTGGTCCGCAGACCCCGCAGCCGCCCGGATGTCGCCCCGAGCGACGGAGGTTGGGTTGCCGGAGATCCGCCTGCCGCTCACGTTGAGCAGGCGCGACCAGGGGCGGCCGAGACAGCAGCGACGACCGGGAGAGCTAGGAGATGGTTCTTCACGGCGGCGCACCGAAGCTCCGATCTGTAAGTTCATCAAGAAAAGTCTCTTCGCTCTCTCTTTTTTACGAAGTTTGATGTCGGTATTGTAATTTGCATTAACTCTTCTTTGTAGTGCTACCTCGGATGTTGATCCTGGCAATGTTGCGGGCTCGAGGACAACTGAGCCAGCAGCTGCCGATCATAATGCCGCAGAACAGACCGTTCGCGAGCAGCCCGTGGAGCAGCCCGCCGTTGTGGCTGTGGTGGAGGTCGCCGAGGAGAACCCGACCCAAGACAAGGCCAGGGCGAGCACTCCGACAAGGGGCGATGAGACCGTAGGGACACCTCCCCCGAGCAGCATGGTGGAGGAGGAAGACAAGGTGCCGTCCCCTTCTCCGGCTGAAGAAGGGAGGGCCCCAACTCCAGCCCCAGCGGAGGCTTCCATGCTGGAGGGCTCCCCTAGCCGGGGTAAGGGTCctatgtgttgatatttggtaacgcaattagaaaatgatccgcaagcgcacggatatcggtgagcatttcacccgggaggttttccagagtatcgtatttatatttttaccactgggagaaagggtgcatctgactaaccaaatctattgctactatccctttaggctacaaagaatgtctctcgatgtgagtgatgtatagagaagactgcaaccgtagtctcgttctaatcttggtaaggatgatctactgttctattggggaggctcacggaatctagacaacacaaaggatgttcgacccgcacctataaacctacccgtcctgctaacgagatgtgatctgcaaaggtaactcggaaatgtcacgttcctcgctactaccacggtccagctagtcaggggatatctatgagtaccctagcctaaacaccacgtttacgctagcaagtgattactctaatactcaaccggaagaggattaaagtaaactcataaaccaaagaacaataaaacaagaacttactagtattagaagtcgaattactgaagaatcttagaagcaagcctcgggttaggagacttgatcccgtaggtacaactcggagtagacaccgacaggccggccttcctccgatccacacctccactctatctctctcaatctagtagaaactagaagatctatttctactttacattggatgctaagcctaaaaagaaatattatttagagaagaggttttccttcgagggcacccctcaatctctatgataatttcttgtcttctccaggggccaggggccttgcttatatagtcctcctcctctgtgcgtttttggttcagcaggcgatgtggtactaaactttccaccatatctcattaaaatgcacataggccttaatggaccaaaatctgatttgggcctaattaatcccgcagctcttttatgtggagtccttcttttattaatatcttttgattccaaactccaaatatagcaagtaatatatgcatttcgatcagctcgacgagatttttgcaatggtgtactccattctgtgattggtggaaacacctgggtgggcgcccaatgggggtgggcgggcgccctgcccccgggcccgtttgccttctcgttcgttcccgtggcttctggagtcttctagatgatagaaaattgtgcggcacattaatatctctatgtaattccgacgtgtgggcctttcttccatatttcctgataaccccctgtagaaatagacaaacaccaaaactcgtggaattctgtcagataaaaccctaagtctggatgttggttgcatttggatccttttttttatttatttgatgattatatttggtacttaaggaccgtcaacaactcccccaagcttacctcttgctcgtccctgagcaaggatggactcaagagtttctgcagtggttttatgccttaaaggtacacatgcattcaagcaagatctcatctctgtgttaagacttaaaacttactcattttacctttcaccatggggcttgtaaccgtcacttgtgtcttgagcagttaaaagatagaacggtcaagtcaagcgccatgtctcttattcttgatcagctatagctctggagtttttgtagattttcaaataaaactcagagtttccttatatgattctctcaaatctctcttttgtggtatttctggatccttaccaaggcagtaatggtatatgccttctctcaaagtatgtggtatttttggtataatgcatagtgatattgccttctctctcaccctactctaataaggttctgatatgtggagctcataggtggaagacagctaatacatacttacaagacatttattgcatagtcaaaccatggatccagagaaacaagtcaataagtcaaatcaagatgtgcatgtgtggcgaatgaatggtgtatggtgatgatggtgataatgatggtgaaagtctaattctacttttgctcttttgaggggatacatacctttcttgcactttgaagcttttttggggagaatgagatgctctatattttctttttctttcctctcaggcgggtatcttgtacccctaattctactgccggacacttgtccatttttacctctcgtctcacttttttttttctttcgaggttccgggcacttgcccctttttatttcctcgtatttttcctcgtattattattattattatttttttctttttttttagagcactcatctcctgaaagaatgtagcaagtggtagtaaccaaaataactggagcatttatttcacagggaataacagagataggaaaatatttttggctattctctcctggataggagtagaatacttttgggtggatatatgtggatggtacttccggagtagaagtagcatgtatgagtgaacgtgcaagtgaatcttgattttaaccacatgacaagctcctaagggtatacacagcttgaccacactcaatgctcataagcagtaaaaagtaaatgtgtggctcaaagtctaataagcatgtatatatggctgtggtaggaatttaaactctcatcatataggaactcatcatgtgttattttaaagattttttcaaagataaaattctctagaattctagcatctctaggaacagataaacagcagctcaaccttcccatatcatatccgttaacgacttagactttagatcaagtactcttcccacaagttcaagtttagagcaaatcttacttcataacagtcatgcctaaacttgagagagatttcaattttaagaactagtcatggcagagcaactattcatcatttccatgagagagcttatcatgagggttcatagcaaattttctttatttatttatttagcaaactaagcaaagatatatatataaaagcacaaaatctttatttgggttttttatagtttgtgtattttaatattctaacataatataagtataaagataggtagaaatacttagcgagacaaatgggggtgctctcccccaagctgaattttgacgtaatttcttctgatgtagctagcaggtgatggaggtgtatttgaaagtcgacaGCACcccgacagcgattaggatgtcctccgtctgctagtcttctttgatccttgaattctgtggagctcaaatagacaacaaagctttgtggaactggttaagtgttagcataaatatctagcctttatcatgttgagcctcctcaatattacttatttagcaggatcatgcacttattatttttatatttttattgtaagatgaaaacttatttattttatttttatgccaccacagtaaatgtacttatgggttttatgccatgagcatactcacatggggcttactattttttaacatttattttcttttcaagatagcatgaacctgattaactaagcaaactattgaatggaaaaggataactaccaagtttacctcttggcaaggcgttcggtatttttaagtcctccgaacgggactctacgttttcttagtcgtcctgggattcgctaggtggcgtagtcggtgattccggcggcgcctcttcgtcgtgtataactatcttctctctccacacctgactcggtgctacggtctcctcaagacagttctgttcaagccgtATGTGTTCAgatcttatcacttctccttcgtagtctacccatccgtccttgatgatctgcctcctctggttgcggttgcgttgtcttcttgtcctgacctgcttagaatcttcaactatatagttagaattattaaagtagtggcgtaccttctcagagaggaagtgcatgtggacttctccggttccaatatagatgatggctttgatagtgttgaggaacggtcttccaaggatggtgggtggatcatactcgtcttctcccatgtcaatgacctgaaaattttctggagctgaatgtatgctggttgtaggagcatggttccatgcaggagctgataagtgactgcggccattatgttgacatcagatccggtgtcgtagagtgtcttctaaaaagagtatctgttgattgtgcactcaatacttggaacaccagggttgtccttcttgaccaggaatggcgacttgagtcgacgatcttgacctctttgaactgcagtgaccatcttagctgactcagtcc is a window from the Sorghum bicolor cultivar BTx623 chromosome 5, Sorghum_bicolor_NCBIv3, whole genome shotgun sequence genome containing:
- the LOC110435885 gene encoding skin secretory protein xP2-like; this encodes MHAYKLGRPAPKIGDVDRAIVYVSLAPGMEPPAGADPPTVNAARCDQYTSSDEEGSRPAPTTNDRVASKRPMAAEPSAVEAVPAAAGPIMGQGSTSDTRAPKRRRLIRIVDDDNEEEEAAPTLVRRPRSRPDVAPSDGGWVAGDPPAAHVEQARPGAAETAATTGRARRWFFTAAHRSSDLATSDVDPGNVAGSRTTEPAAADHNAAEQTVREQPVEQPAVVAVVEVAEENPTQDKARASTPTRGDETVGTPPPSSMVEEEDKVPSPSPAEEGRAPTPAPAEASMLEGSPSRGLEEEIEHLQKERDQLDQERACALESEHEVGEELKTRSRELAVLKANAKKHVEDLVKDWDSWKTNCIKLWKGVAPVLDLISPELPEDQPRAPRLTLVKKAQHAWGWLQ